In the candidate division KSB1 bacterium genome, ACTTGCTGAAAATCAAATCAATTTGCCGGTTGAGTATGGGATCCATGCTATCGAACAAGATACGATAAAATTTGCAGCATCAAGCATGTCCATTACATCTTTGAAGGAAAGCAAGTTTCGCAGCAGGCTTTTTCCTGGCGATCCGTTTTATAGCCAAAACGATATTGTTTTATACTTTCCACAACAAACTATGTACCTTCTTAAACAAAATGGCATTCTACTCATTGCATCGATGATTTTACTTTCCATTATTGTTTTCTTTTTTATCTTCACGATGCGAACCATTTTTAAGCAAAAGCGATTTGCAATCTTACTGACAGATTTCATCAATAACATGACCCATGAGTTTAAAACACCCATCTCTACGATCTCATTGGCCAGCGAAGCCATATCAAATCCGGCAGTTTTGACTAATAAGAAAAAATTAAAGCAATACAATAGCATTATCAAAGATGAGAATACTCGCATGCGCAATCAAGTAGAAAAAATTTTGCAAATGGCGGTTTTGGAGGAAGGAGAATTCGAGTTAAACAAAGACTTTGTTGATGTCCATCAAATTATTAGAGATACAGTGGCTAATATACATTTACAGATCGAAAAAAGAAAAGGATCTATTTCTTGTGATTTAACAGCAAATCCCTCAATCATCCAGGTAGATCCGATTCATTTTACAAATGTGATTCATAACTTAATAGATAATGCCAATAAATACACAAAGTTACAACCAGCCATATCAATAACAACCGGAAACAATCACGATGGAATTAAAATCAATGTTTCGGATAATGGTATTGGTTTGGCGCAAGAAGATAAAAAACATATCTTCGATAAATATTATCGCGTATCCACCGGCAATGTTCACGATGTGAAGGGATTTGGTTTGGGATTGAGTTATGTGAAGTTAATTGTTGAAGCACATGGCGGCACCGTGTCTTTAGAGAGCGAAGAAAACAAAGGCAGTACTTTTTTACTATTTATGCCCTATCAAAAAAACAATGGCAAATCCAAAAAAACAGCAGCAGCGAATTCTGCTAATTGAGGACGATCCTAACTTAGGATATATTTTACAAGAAAACTTGGAATTGCATGGATATCACGTGCATCGATGCATGGACGGTGAAGAAGGTTTGGATGCTTATCTTCGCAATAATTTCAACCTTTGCCTGATCGATGTAATGCTGCCAAAAAAAGATGGTTTTTGCCTTGCAAAAGACATTCGAAAAACTAACCAGAAAATACCCATTATTTTCCTGACAGCCAAATCCCTCAAAGAAGATCGGATAGAAGGATTTAAAATAGGCGGTGATGATTATGTTGTTAAGCCATTTAGTATGGAAGAATTGGTTCTGCGTATTCAGGCAGTTCTTAAAAGAACAGGGAAATCATCGCAAGTTTCCATTGAAAAAGCAAAATTTCCCATTGGTCAATATACATTTGATTATGAAAATCAAATATTGATTTTACAAGATCATTCAACTAAGCTAACTTCAAAAGAAGCCGAACTGCTGAAATTATTATGTATGCATGAAAATGATATTTTAGACCGTGAAATAGCGCTAAAACTGATTTGGAGCGATGATAATTATTTCACTGGTAGAAGCATGGATGTGTTTATTTCTAGATTGCGTAAGTATTTGAGTAATGATACAAACGTCGAAATCAGGAATGTTCATGGTAAGGGATTTAAGTTGGTTGTTAAGACGTGAGACGGCAAACGGCAGACGTGAAACAGAGAAGGTGTGAACAGAAGAATGGGAGAAAAGAGCAGCTAATAAAGCTGTCATTCCTACATGCTCATAGTAGGAATCTGTATACTATATGCTTAAAATAAAATACAAATGACAAAATACAGACAACAAATAAATCCAAAATCTAATTTTCAATTGTCAAAATGGAGACAGTAGGCCAGACATTTTTGTCTGTCCAGACCAAAAGTGTTAACCATAATGGA is a window encoding:
- a CDS encoding response regulator transcription factor, translated to MANPKKQQQRILLIEDDPNLGYILQENLELHGYHVHRCMDGEEGLDAYLRNNFNLCLIDVMLPKKDGFCLAKDIRKTNQKIPIIFLTAKSLKEDRIEGFKIGGDDYVVKPFSMEELVLRIQAVLKRTGKSSQVSIEKAKFPIGQYTFDYENQILILQDHSTKLTSKEAELLKLLCMHENDILDREIALKLIWSDDNYFTGRSMDVFISRLRKYLSNDTNVEIRNVHGKGFKLVVKT
- a CDS encoding HAMP domain-containing histidine kinase, giving the protein MKQKRKTMVVIIVLISAALLGLIWLQIVLLDRAFELKNQAFQQNVNSALNSIVHRLEDKEMVSKVIRVMIKADSNKPAQKIHREVKVLTSDVEFGDSSIVWNYKYSNIPRFDVEKGKFYYNLTSPQHVRLRILDTLGNEIEEVLNEYKPAGHYELLIDTLGTKPGKTVLNFLADSSSYNMIVVAGSKINFTSGLLSNEKKSTIINRILSQLTEIETQPIEARIQKAVLDSVVKTTLAENQINLPVEYGIHAIEQDTIKFAASSMSITSLKESKFRSRLFPGDPFYSQNDIVLYFPQQTMYLLKQNGILLIASMILLSIIVFFFIFTMRTIFKQKRFAILLTDFINNMTHEFKTPISTISLASEAISNPAVLTNKKKLKQYNSIIKDENTRMRNQVEKILQMAVLEEGEFELNKDFVDVHQIIRDTVANIHLQIEKRKGSISCDLTANPSIIQVDPIHFTNVIHNLIDNANKYTKLQPAISITTGNNHDGIKINVSDNGIGLAQEDKKHIFDKYYRVSTGNVHDVKGFGLGLSYVKLIVEAHGGTVSLESEENKGSTFLLFMPYQKNNGKSKKTAAANSAN